From Verrucomicrobia bacterium S94, the proteins below share one genomic window:
- a CDS encoding aminoacetone oxidase family FAD-binding enzyme, translating into MCKTDLIIIGGGAAGLMAGSAAGELGLRALVLERKGKPGRKLLMCGNSRCNLTTNISADRMLQMFGDPVGPFLRPAIEAFTPSMLQRWFSANGLKTAVKSGNKVYPRSERAMDVLNFFTDQLRERNISLSCSSTVRNLEKTDAGFRVITDNFVVESKYVLIATGGISYPKTGSVGDGQQWAGRLGHKIVPYRPGLVGFEVAPPEIKGRVGQMVENVTVDVLSSGLLHGTTRGVFEIEKWGVGGTALTDASRIIARKNLKDCILKVNLPDGTIEEIRPLRTRPIKEAMITVGGVDLRDLNSRTLESRICSGLYFAGEVMDVDGPTGGYNLQAAFSTARLAVSHIGKRCGKKEFRPMEAPPGKVPGKKKGMRRHRKF; encoded by the coding sequence ATGTGTAAAACAGATCTCATCATTATTGGCGGAGGGGCAGCCGGTCTTATGGCGGGAAGTGCGGCCGGGGAGCTCGGGCTGCGGGCTCTGGTGCTCGAGCGGAAAGGTAAACCCGGTCGCAAGCTGTTGATGTGCGGCAATTCGCGTTGCAACCTGACGACCAATATTTCGGCGGACCGCATGCTGCAGATGTTCGGCGATCCCGTGGGGCCTTTTCTTCGGCCCGCTATTGAGGCGTTTACGCCCTCAATGCTTCAGCGTTGGTTTTCGGCCAATGGACTTAAAACTGCTGTTAAATCCGGAAATAAAGTTTATCCCCGCTCCGAACGCGCCATGGATGTACTCAACTTTTTCACCGACCAGCTGCGTGAGCGCAATATATCACTTTCCTGTTCCTCAACGGTTCGGAATCTTGAAAAAACGGATGCCGGCTTTCGTGTCATCACCGATAACTTTGTGGTCGAATCAAAATATGTTCTTATTGCCACGGGAGGCATCAGTTATCCCAAAACCGGCTCCGTCGGTGATGGTCAGCAATGGGCCGGAAGGTTGGGGCATAAAATAGTGCCCTACCGACCGGGACTCGTCGGTTTCGAAGTTGCGCCGCCGGAGATAAAAGGGCGGGTGGGGCAGATGGTTGAAAACGTTACTGTCGATGTGCTGAGCAGCGGCCTTCTGCATGGTACAACGCGCGGAGTATTTGAAATCGAAAAATGGGGCGTCGGCGGTACAGCGCTCACCGATGCGTCGCGCATTATTGCCCGGAAAAACCTCAAAGACTGTATTTTGAAGGTCAACCTGCCCGATGGAACCATCGAAGAAATCCGTCCGCTCAGGACCCGGCCTATTAAGGAGGCGATGATCACCGTCGGCGGAGTTGATCTGCGTGATCTCAACTCCCGGACTCTGGAATCCAGGATCTGTTCCGGCCTTTACTTTGCCGGCGAAGTGATGGATGTGGACGGTCCCACCGGCGGCTACAATCTGCAGGCGGCTTTTTCTACGGCCCGGCTCGCGGTTTCTCATAT